One window of the Salminus brasiliensis chromosome 1, fSalBra1.hap2, whole genome shotgun sequence genome contains the following:
- the las1l gene encoding ribosomal biogenesis protein LAS1L isoform X1: MKQKQKLRHVVAWMSRAEWEQLLENLHSGQAALQTHALHRLSAWRGRFGNNTPVAVESTANLVRCRVLDSTGKLEGDDLVLLYSMALTRFVNIILERQQGKTAKPLRRLAGKLNIPEWIVNLRHDMTHHKLPSLKWCRKGCEFVLNWLRQEYWSRQLNGRLIEDWSSSSEDEEDEEERSKKHEEERARRQREIEGHKKARDLLIHYEREQFQVYEELLRRNSVHGPWPDASSDLSWILAQIKQFSSESRDMLIDALVQDGFLIPTADQLEGLGIDPSEDLLDLWAPCVPRVFLRFWFPLWKVLNSPLFVTLILEKLFAELSNEPTNHRAHYISAWISEILRCNSRSESKAIRKLKMMEERIFVSRVSFQWQELITACLKAPCPATPFLLQLILSDMEKPLPLATQQNLLRLCSIYTQSNHGDSSPNNTDSSQPVYTLESLRERLARATQNRHAHSPNHTPGSAQAPPTTDLQEYLSAETVQERNAVLRGSPWSVCTDKVPWKRYPLGKVPGQSEDPSCLMVETCSTMTVCDQQVELDQIPPPHGNTSGLMQNRTGSDGPLWTHNDISKLKAGLKLF, translated from the exons atgaagcagaagcagaagctgcGGCACGTTGTGGCCTGGATGAGTCGCGCGGAGTGGGAGCAGCTGCTCGAGAACCTGCACTCCGGACAGGCGGCGCTGCAGACTCACGCGCTGCACAGACTGAGCGCATGGAGGGGCAG GTTTGGGAACAATACTCCCGTGGCGGTGGAGAGCACTGCTAACCTGGTACGCTGTCGTGTTCTGGATAGCACTGGCAAACTAGAGGGCGATGACCTGGTTCTGCTGTACAGCATGGCACTGaccag gtttgtTAATATTATACTGGAGCGACAGCAGGGAAAAACGGCCAAACCACTTCGGCGTCTAGCCGGCAAG ttaaATATTCCAGAGTGGATTGTGAACCTGAGGCACGACATGACGCACCACAAACTGCCGTCACTCAAATGGTGCAGGAAAG ggtgtgaGTTTGTGTTAAATTGGCTCCGGCAGGAGTACTGGTCCCGGCAGCTGAACGGCCGTCTGATAGAAGACTGGAGCTCTTCatctgaggatgaggaggacgaagaggagagaagcaaaaagcatgaggaagaaagggcaaggagacagagagagatagagggacaCA AGAAGGCAAGagatctgctcattcattatgaaCGAGAACAGTTTCAG GTTTATGAGGAGTTGCTGAGGCGCAACTCAGTGCATGGACCTTGGCCCGATGCCAGCTCAGACCTCAGCTGGATCCTTGCTCAGATCAAACAGTTCAGCTCCGAATCCAG agaTATGTTGATTGATGCTTTAGTGCAAGATGGATTTCTGATCCCAACAGCAGATCAGCTGGAAGGACTGGGCATCGACCCATCAG AGGATCTGCTTGACCTGTGGGCTCCATGCGTGCCGCGAGTGTTTCTGCGTTTCTGGTTTCCCTTGTGGAAGGTTCTGAACTCGCCCTTGTTTGTCACTCTTATCCTGGAGAAGCTATTTGCTGAGCTGTCTAATGAGCCGACCAATCACAGGGCTCATTACATTTCTGCCTGGATCTCTGAGATTCTGCGCTGCAACAGTAGAA gtGAATCAAAAGCCAttagaaagctgaagatgaTGGAGGAGAGGATTTTTGTTAGTAGAGTTTCGTTCCAGTGGCAGGAACTCATAACTGCATGCCTGAAGGCACCGTGTCCAGCAACACCATTCCTGCTTCAACT CATTTTGAGCGACATGGAGAAGCCCCTCCCCCTAGCAACGCAACAGAATTTGCTCCGCCTCTGCAGCATCTACACACAGAGTAACCACGGCGACAGCTCACCTAACAACACGGACTCCTCCCAACCTGTGTACACTCTAGAGAGCCTTCGGGAGAGACTGGCTAGAGCCACGCAGAACAGACATGCCCACTCTCCAAACCACACGCCTGGCTCAGCACAGGCCCCGCCCACGACGGACCTGCAGGAGTATTTGAGTGCCGaaactgtccaggaaagaaatGCGGTGTTACGGGGGTCGCCATGGAGTGTGTGTACAG ATAAGGTACCCTGGAAACGCTACCCGCTGGGAAAGGTTCCGGGTCAGTCAGAGGACCCCTCCTGTCTGATGGTGGAGACGTGTTCCACAATGACCGTGTGTGACCAGCAGGTGGAGCTGGACCAGATTCCCCCTCCCCATGGCAACACAAG cGGGCTGATGCAGAACAGAACCGGATCAGACGGGCCGTTGTGGACCCACAACGACATCAGCAAACTCAAGGCTGGATTAAAACTGTTctaa
- the las1l gene encoding ribosomal biogenesis protein LAS1L isoform X2: MKQKQKLRHVVAWMSRAEWEQLLENLHSGQAALQTHALHRLSAWRGRFGNNTPVAVESTANLVRCRVLDSTGKLEGDDLVLLYSMALTRFVNIILERQQGKTAKPLRRLAGKLNIPEWIVNLRHDMTHHKLPSLKWCRKGCEFVLNWLRQEYWSRQLNGRLIEDWSSSSEDEEDEEERSKKHEEERARRQREIEGHKKARDLLIHYEREQFQVYEELLRRNSVHGPWPDASSDLSWILAQIKQFSSESRDMLIDALVQDGFLIPTADQLEGLGIDPSEDLLDLWAPCVPRVFLRFWFPLWKVLNSPLFVTLILEKLFAELSNEPTNHRAHYISAWISEILRCNSRSESKAIRKLKMMEERIFVSRVSFQWQELITACLKAPCPATPFLLQLILSDMEKPLPLATQQNLLRLCSIYTQSNHGDSSPNNTDSSQPVYTLESLRERLARATQNRHAHSPNHTPGSAQAPPTTDLQEYLSAETVQERNAVLRGSPWSVCTVSHQAEEAFSLSPASAQSDLLILGIGCTLLKKSLSCFCWSNCLGFGALL, encoded by the exons atgaagcagaagcagaagctgcGGCACGTTGTGGCCTGGATGAGTCGCGCGGAGTGGGAGCAGCTGCTCGAGAACCTGCACTCCGGACAGGCGGCGCTGCAGACTCACGCGCTGCACAGACTGAGCGCATGGAGGGGCAG GTTTGGGAACAATACTCCCGTGGCGGTGGAGAGCACTGCTAACCTGGTACGCTGTCGTGTTCTGGATAGCACTGGCAAACTAGAGGGCGATGACCTGGTTCTGCTGTACAGCATGGCACTGaccag gtttgtTAATATTATACTGGAGCGACAGCAGGGAAAAACGGCCAAACCACTTCGGCGTCTAGCCGGCAAG ttaaATATTCCAGAGTGGATTGTGAACCTGAGGCACGACATGACGCACCACAAACTGCCGTCACTCAAATGGTGCAGGAAAG ggtgtgaGTTTGTGTTAAATTGGCTCCGGCAGGAGTACTGGTCCCGGCAGCTGAACGGCCGTCTGATAGAAGACTGGAGCTCTTCatctgaggatgaggaggacgaagaggagagaagcaaaaagcatgaggaagaaagggcaaggagacagagagagatagagggacaCA AGAAGGCAAGagatctgctcattcattatgaaCGAGAACAGTTTCAG GTTTATGAGGAGTTGCTGAGGCGCAACTCAGTGCATGGACCTTGGCCCGATGCCAGCTCAGACCTCAGCTGGATCCTTGCTCAGATCAAACAGTTCAGCTCCGAATCCAG agaTATGTTGATTGATGCTTTAGTGCAAGATGGATTTCTGATCCCAACAGCAGATCAGCTGGAAGGACTGGGCATCGACCCATCAG AGGATCTGCTTGACCTGTGGGCTCCATGCGTGCCGCGAGTGTTTCTGCGTTTCTGGTTTCCCTTGTGGAAGGTTCTGAACTCGCCCTTGTTTGTCACTCTTATCCTGGAGAAGCTATTTGCTGAGCTGTCTAATGAGCCGACCAATCACAGGGCTCATTACATTTCTGCCTGGATCTCTGAGATTCTGCGCTGCAACAGTAGAA gtGAATCAAAAGCCAttagaaagctgaagatgaTGGAGGAGAGGATTTTTGTTAGTAGAGTTTCGTTCCAGTGGCAGGAACTCATAACTGCATGCCTGAAGGCACCGTGTCCAGCAACACCATTCCTGCTTCAACT CATTTTGAGCGACATGGAGAAGCCCCTCCCCCTAGCAACGCAACAGAATTTGCTCCGCCTCTGCAGCATCTACACACAGAGTAACCACGGCGACAGCTCACCTAACAACACGGACTCCTCCCAACCTGTGTACACTCTAGAGAGCCTTCGGGAGAGACTGGCTAGAGCCACGCAGAACAGACATGCCCACTCTCCAAACCACACGCCTGGCTCAGCACAGGCCCCGCCCACGACGGACCTGCAGGAGTATTTGAGTGCCGaaactgtccaggaaagaaatGCGGTGTTACGGGGGTCGCCATGGAGTGTGTGTACAG TGTCACACCAAGCAGAAGAAGCCTTCTCGCTAAGCCCTGCCTCCGCACAATCCGACCTGCTGATACTGGGGATAGGatgcactcttttaaaaaagagcttatcctgcttctgttggagtaactgtctaggttttggagcattgctgtga